The Maridesulfovibrio hydrothermalis AM13 = DSM 14728 DNA window GTCGGCAAATACTATGGGTTAAAGCCTCCACATCCATTCCGCCCATCTCCTCAAGCAATTCATTGGAATCCATTTTTGCCATGACTTAGCCTCACTGCTTTCAATTAAAAGAATCTTAAAAACACTTTGAATCGGACAAAACCAATCAAGAAACAGGATCTTTTTATAAAAATAGGAGTTTCACTATTGTCTTATAACCTACTGCTTAAAAAAAAGTAACCTAAACATTATTGCTTTAATTGCACCGCCCCATTGGTCACACCAAATTAGCCCTGTGCATTTGATAATAATATGCTATAAACTAAAAACATTTATTTTTCCATTCTCAGGTAAAATAAATGTACTGTTTTTGCCTTCGATGCCGTCTTTTAAAAGATATGCACCGAAATTTTATCTATAATGCAGGGTTCATTTAATACAGAAAAGAACCCTTTTGCGAAAACAAGCAAAGTTTTTTAACATTCTACTTCACCTTTAGCCATAAAAAATGCTAACAGTATTCTGCCTTAACAGTTTGATACCATAAAATCTTAATTGAGCATCAGGTACAATGCCGGGATAAACATTCATGCCGTTCAAAGTAATGTATTACAACAAGGCAGTACCTCCGGCCGTTCACAATACATGATTTTTTATCAGCAACAGATCACAATTATTTAAAAAAGCAGGGGAAGCAAAAATGGAAGACCATCTTAAAGAGGCCCTCGAAATAGTTAAAGCACAGGCCAGCGTAAGGACCATGACCGAAGAGGAAATAACCTCTATGGTCCAGAAACTTGCAGCAGGCATCAAAAAAATCAGCGAAGGCATGTCTGATACTTCGGCAAACGATCCGGTTCCTCCGGTTGACCCAAAAAAAGCAATCAGGGAAAAATCCATTATCTGTCTGGAATCTGGAAAGTCATTCAAAGTACTTACCAAGCGACATCTTGCTAAATACGACCTGACACCGGATGAATACCGTGAAAAATGGGGGTATGCCAAAAAAACACCTCTTGTCTGTAAATCACTGCAACGTGAACGCCGCAAAAAGATGAAAGAGATGCGTCTCTGGGAAAAACGTAAAAAAGTAGTCACGCCTCAGGAAGAACAACCCTAAGCAGCGTTACCTGCCATTGACCGACAAGCTTTGCCGACAACTCCTGATCCGTACAAAAAAACCCGGAATTTCCATCTTACTGGAAACTCCGGGTTTATTTTATTTACTAAATTTAAAAATTTACCACGTGTCAGAAGGAGGCTGATAATAAAACTCTACCCTGCGGTTAATAGCCCTGTTACGATTGGATGTATTGGGAACAAGGGGCTTTGTTCCGGCATACCCCACAGCCTTCATCCGGTTGGAGGAAACACCGGACTTCTTCAGAATATACCGCAGGCAGGATGCTGCTCTGGCTGCTGACAGCTCCCAATTTGAACTATAGACATTATTTCTGGTAACCCGGTCATCGGTATGCCCTCTTACCACCAGATTAAAATTTCTTTTCTTCATAATATTAGCAACTTTATCCAGCAGCTTTGTTGAACGGGGATTGATCTCAGCCGTTCCGGGCTTGAAAATAGCACGGGAAGGGACTCTGACCAAAACTCCCTGCTGATCTGAATTAACCGCCATCAATTTTTGCAGCTTCCCCGCTGTAACAAAAGCCCGTATATCGACCTCAAGAGCTTCGAGATTCTTCTTAGCAGCAGCCTTCATAGATGAAGCTTTGTACTCCTGCTCTGAAAAGGGCATCTTCTTTCCGGTTTTGTCCTGAAACTGAACTCCGAAAGCTTCGGCCATTGACCCTTTAAGACTTTCAAAATTCGCAATATCCTGATTGGAAAAAGAAAGCAGCAGAACAAAAAAGCAGAGCAGCAGAGTAACCATGTCTGCAAAAGTAGCCATCCACGGCGGAAGCCCGTCTTCCGGCGGCGGCTCGGAAGGGGCTTTAGCCAGAACATATATTATTTCTTCTTTTTTCTTTGCCACTAAAAAATATCTCCAAAAAACCCGAATTAAACCGACTCTCCCTTTCTAATAACCATTAACCCATGAGTAAGGCAAATCCGGAAGAAGCAGATCACCCAAGCATACTTCTGATCTCATCAATCATCACATCACAAGAGGACAAAGGCTTTAGAAACACTGACTTTGAAACATTGTGTATGCGCGCAAGGTCAAAAGGTATACTGAATTCGGGTGACCCAGTATAAATAATAAATTTTACCTTTTCCCATTTTACATTGGCAGCGTTTATAAAATCTGTCCCGTTCATGCCCGGCAAGCGAAGGTCGACAATAATCAAATCAACATGGTTCTTTTCCAGAAAATTTAAAGCTTCTTCCGAACTTTCAGCCTCAAAAACATCAAACTCTTCATCCTCAAGACTGATTACAAGGCTTTCCCTGACATGAATATCATCGTCTAGAACAAGTATTGAGTTCTGCATGAGTCGTCTCCTCAGCCTAAAACAGGTATCTTAGCGCAAACTTGATCCAGCTGCCGGAGACAAAACGGACTTCCATAATCCCCTTATGCTGGCCAGCCACTATAATATGCAACACCGATGATCCCAGTCCGGTTGCGTACCCGCCCCTCTGGTCGAATAAAAAACCTCAAAAGCGGACTTCCCATAATACAACAAATATCCTGTCCTTTCACTACTAAAAAAGGAAATTTTGATAACACACAACCGCAGCAATCAATTTGATAAAAAAAGGGGTGG harbors:
- a CDS encoding MucR family transcriptional regulator, with the translated sequence MEDHLKEALEIVKAQASVRTMTEEEITSMVQKLAAGIKKISEGMSDTSANDPVPPVDPKKAIREKSIICLESGKSFKVLTKRHLAKYDLTPDEYREKWGYAKKTPLVCKSLQRERRKKMKEMRLWEKRKKVVTPQEEQP
- a CDS encoding OmpA/MotB family protein → MAKKKEEIIYVLAKAPSEPPPEDGLPPWMATFADMVTLLLCFFVLLLSFSNQDIANFESLKGSMAEAFGVQFQDKTGKKMPFSEQEYKASSMKAAAKKNLEALEVDIRAFVTAGKLQKLMAVNSDQQGVLVRVPSRAIFKPGTAEINPRSTKLLDKVANIMKKRNFNLVVRGHTDDRVTRNNVYSSNWELSAARAASCLRYILKKSGVSSNRMKAVGYAGTKPLVPNTSNRNRAINRRVEFYYQPPSDTW
- a CDS encoding response regulator, translated to MQNSILVLDDDIHVRESLVISLEDEEFDVFEAESSEEALNFLEKNHVDLIIVDLRLPGMNGTDFINAANVKWEKVKFIIYTGSPEFSIPFDLARIHNVSKSVFLKPLSSCDVMIDEIRSMLG